A window of Phocoena phocoena chromosome 6, mPhoPho1.1, whole genome shotgun sequence contains these coding sequences:
- the LOC136124146 gene encoding interferon omega-1-like: MAFVLPLLTALVVFSYGPGGSLGCDLSQNHMRISKKNFMLLGQMRRISPRFCLKDRKDFGFPQDMVAGSQLLKAQATSVLHEMLQQTFRLFHTERSPAAWDTSLLDKLRTGLHQQLEDLDACLVQAMGDEETALGVTGPTLAVKRYFQGIHLYLKEKKYSDCAWEIVRVEIMRSLSSSTNLQERLRIMNADLGSP; encoded by the coding sequence ATGGCCTTCGTGCTCCCTCTACTGACCGCCCTGGTGGTGTTCAGCTATGGCCCTGGTGGATCTCTGGGCTGTGACCTGTCTCAGAACCACATGCGGATTAGCAAGAAGAACTTCATGCTTCTGGGCCAGATGCGGAGAATCTCCCCTCGCTTCTGTCTGAAGGACAGAAAAGACTTTGGTTTCCCCCAGGACATGGTGGCTGGCAGCCAGCTCCTGAAGGCCCAGGCCACCTCTGTCCTCCACGAGATGCTCCAGCAGACCTTCCGCCTCTTCCACACAGAGCGCTCCCCTGCCGCCTGGGACACCTCCCTCCTGGACAAACTCCGCACTGGACTCCATCAGCAGCTGGAGGACCTGGACGCCTGCTTGGTGCAGGCGATGGGAGATGAAGAAACTGCCCTGGGAGTGACGGGCCCTACACTGGCCGTGAAGAGGTACTTCCAGGGAATCCACCTCTacctgaaagagaagaaatacagtGACTGTGCCTGGGAAATCGTCAGAGTGGAAATCATGAGATCCCTGTCTTCATCAACCAACTTGCAAGAAAGGTTAAGAATTATGAATGCAGACCTGGGATCACCTTGA